In Amyelois transitella isolate CPQ chromosome W, ilAmyTran1.1, whole genome shotgun sequence, the genomic stretch GGAGACTGATTGCACTGGGAAGGTGACCCAGGgggcgatggggtcgtcacgtcccgacgcctttattattattattattattctcgTAACTTACCTCCTTGTATCTCTCGTTGGCTGTGGAGGCACATCTTGTTTTTCTCTGGTGTTTATGTTGTTGGGGGGGTTAGGTACGCATGCTTCGATCGGTCGAGGTCACACTGTTTCACAttgcataaaatttttgtttgttgtactttctttctttaatttttgttactaaatttacatttagttAGAGACATTTATGtctttaattattgttttcccattaagtatttgtttacAAGGAAAGTGTTCTGTGTTCATTTGCTtgctttgtttaataaatttgtgataCGTACGAGTGAGTGAAGCAGGGTAGagttgacaatgacattgatTAATATTGACAGTTGTGTTAttgttctaattttatttttagttgttataattttttttttcttcctttttatttagtgtaacttagatagatagatagatagatagataaaaacgtTTATTCAGTTGCTACAGACACAAAATACAGagttaaacaaaacattataataacacAGTTGAGATGCATTTGCGTGCTGCAGCAAGTAGAAAAGGTCATAACTCAGCGGAATTTTTGCACTAACTGAAGTGCaaaacgctgattttcagttatcacCATTGAAGTGGGTGCGGGCGCTAAAGTGAAagaaagaaacaataaaataataaatttatgtgcaAAAGATTATGggaatgtgtatgtatatagatagataaacaggaaaatacgaaaaatgttagtaaattattattagttgtagataataatataaaaagtatgcagtataaatatatgtataggtatatatacaagtaaaaataaaaatgagttCACCACATAAAACCAGCCAGGCAACGAAACTcacgagaagaatcccaaccgCAAGCGTTTCGGTATACCGAGTGCTTGTTTTTTACGTAGAAAGGATTTAAGgttctttttaaaagaaaaaatagaacTAAGCAGGCGTATAGGCGGTGGTATATCATTCCAGCACCTCGTTGCCTGGTGGCGGAAACTTCCCTCGAAGGCTACGGTTTTATGTGGCTGTACTGACAGTATCGGGCGAGTGGACCTACATGGCCCAGATCTACCACGAAATCGAAAAAATATCAGCTTAGAGAAAAGATAGTTAGGCTTATGGAACTTCATAACTCCGAACATAAGGCTGGCTAAATGTAATTGTCTCGGCGTTTCCATATTCAACATTGTAGCTCTGATTAAATATGGTGAGATATGACTGCGGGGTGgaatattgaaacaaaaacgAGCGCAGGCGTTTTGGATACGCTGAATGAGGCGCTGTGTTTTACAAAGTAGCCGAGGACCATAGACAATGTCACCGAAGTTAAGCCTCGAAAGGATCAACGTCTCGCAGAGTCGAATACGAACTTCTTCTGTTAACAAATTTCgaattttgtatattactTTAAGGCGATAGAAACAACTTTTAACCAAACTTGCGACGTGACTTTCAAAGCGTAACTGCGGATCCACTATCAACCCCAGGTTTCTAACTTCCATTGCCCTGCTTATAACATCGTTACCAATTTTTACCCCCAGATCTTCATTTATGATACTAGCCAGTTGAAATCTAGAGCCAAGTACTATATAGTTCGATTTTTTGGGGTTAAGGGTCAGTGAGTTTCTCAGAGACCACTCAGCAATCCTCCCTAAGTCTTCATTCAATTTAATAACTGCTTGAGAAATGTTATTTGGAACGTCAGAAATATACAGTTGTACGTCGTCGGCATAGAGGTGGTACTTGCAATGTTTTATCACCCGGGTAATGTCAgcactaaatataataaacagtaGAGGCCCAAGaattgagccctgaggaacTCCATGTTTTACGGGCAAAGATTGCGAAAAAAGGCACAACCCATTCTCCCGAGCCAATTTGACAGACTGAGATCGACCGCCCAAAAATGACCTGAACCAAGCGACCGAAGAAGGGTCCAAACCATAATACGCCAACTTAGACAGAAGTAATTCAATATTCAAGCTATCGAACGCACGAGAAAAGTCTAATAACGTCAATATTGTACACTGTCCCCTGTCTTGTGCAGCAAGGATGTTGTCAGTGACGTCCAAGAGTGCTGTAGTAGTCCCATGGTTGCGTCGGAATCCAGACTGTAGTACGGGCAGCACATTATTCGCTTCCAAAAACTTGACCAACTGAGTTTGTACGGACTTCTCCAAAATTTTTGATAGATAAGGCAATATACTAATGGGTCTAAGATCACTGTAACTAGAAGATTTAGATGTTTTGGGTATTGGTGTAACCAAGGCTCTTTTCCAGAAACAGGGAACAGTACCAGTAACAATAGaggtattaataatatggGTTATAGCATCTAAAGAATTTGGAAGTGTTAGTAATACCATATCTCTGCTTATACCATCCGGGCCAATCGCATTAGatttaatggaaaatataaaatttgctaCATCACATTCAGTTACAGTTTCTAGATTAAATTTAGAggaatcattaaatttatgattgttataaaaaaagagatcTTCTTTACTGATATCTGCGCAAGGgacattcaaaaagtgattGTTAATATCATTTGCATTATCAAAAGAGTCCGGTAATATATCACTTCTGGAGGGATCAACCAAGATATTCCGTATAAGATTCTGCCAAAAGACTTTTCCATTTCTTAACTGTTTGTTAATAAGTTGATCGAAATATGCACGCTTTTCACAAGCTAAACTAGTCTGAACCAAAACCTTTAAttccttataatattttctatcctcatcagatcctgaacacttagattttttatgtGCTTCGTTACGTTCGTCCATCATTAACCTACATGTGCCAGTAACCCAGGGTAGCGAATGATTAGGCTTAGCCTTTCTCAATTTGAGCGCTGCGTGCTTGTCAAAAAGTGCCAACAACTTGTGATTGAACTTTTCAACCATTAAATCAACACTAGGCTGGTTTTTTACTGACTCCCAATCGATATCGTTAAGATCACGGTCAAACGCATTGACGTCAATGCTCTTTATGGCTCTGGATACGATAAATCGCGGAGGATCtttaggtttttttaataataactcagtacaaataaaatagtgtCCTAACGATGCTGTTATGTTTGTAACTGAAACATGATGAACCGGTACATTCGTGCAGATGAGATCAATAAGGGTTTCTTTCAAAGTTTTATTCGGCAAGCGAGAGAGATGTGTTGGCTCAGTGATAATCTGTTTAAGTTCCAGATATTCTATAAACTCCACAACCCGCGGCCTATTTGTATTAGAGTTATCGGACAtgtcaatattaaaatctccCAATAGAGCAACATAgtcaaaattagaaaaatacatGATTGATTCTGTCAAAGCGTCCAAGAAAGGGTCAACACCTATCCAGTCGGGTCTATAGGCTGTACCTACCAATACTTCGGCGCCGTTTATTCGAGTAGAAAGCCACATTTGCTCGATGTTTGCAATGGGGTATTTTAGGATACGAACTCGCACATTACGTTTCACATAGAAAGCTACTCCACCCCCCTTGCCACCCTTCATATGGATAGGACGTGAGACGTGGTACAGTCGATAGCCAGGCGCAGCTGGGGCACAAAGCTCCTGACCCTCTTTTAGCCAAGATTCATTAATTGCAACTATGTCCGGCTTGAATTTGTCAATAGCCATGAGAAAATCATCCTGCTTGGTGTTAAGTGACCCTGCATTATAGAGAGCtaacttgaatttttttgggCTCAAACACTGTGATGATAAACAACAACAAGTCCACGTGAGATTAGgtatgatataatataatattgtaagatatatacatatgcacaattaaataaagtaattaataaaatgtaacatgTTATGAATAGGATcgcaaatatgtatttaattttgttttgctgCAGCacaccaatgaaaaataatacaatgatAAAATGAATTCCAAAAACAAAGGCATacttatgaaatttaattacagtAAATTTGAGGGTAAATAGCTCTGACGCTGGAATTGACGAAAAGTATAATATGCAATTTaacataagaaaaattaaaagcaataaGCCAGGCCATGCTTTTTCAACATAAGCAAAAAGAAGTTTACCTTTGGTCAAGAAGCaaactacatacaaacaacatactacaataaatacaacTCTATATGAATCTAAGTCAATAGACATTGCATTGGAACTGTGAAAACCCGGTAATTTAAAGTAAAGCATTTTtagatatacaaaataaaaaccaaaatctaaagtaaataatagaGAATAACAGAAATTCACTGAATAAGAcccaacaaacaaatttttattgaccAGTAGAACAAACGACGCCCAGTCCAAAAACACCATTAAGATCCTGATCATTGCGAATACGGATGCGAGGCGAGTCCGGTGCCTGGTGTTGCCGAACGTAGATACGGCCTTCTCTTGTCCAGGCAAAACGCCACTTGTATTGCGTGGCAAGTTCACGAGCTCGACGAAATAGGTGACGGTTGACTTTTGTCAGCCGTTCATTGATGAAGAATCGGCGGGCAGGCCCAGGGAGTCCAGTGCCCTCAGTCGTAGCGCCGTGGCGCACGCGCGCCGCCCGAATGAGCTCGTCGCGAAGCGCCCGGCGGGCCAGCCGCACGACGACCGGCCGCGGACCCTGCCCGCCCGCCGgcaccgccgccgccgcaccaGACCGCGCGACCAGAGGCCCTACACGGGACACGCTCACCAGATCCTCGCTCTTCAGCTTCACACCCAGCTTATCTGCCAGCGTTATCGCGATATGTTGTAGACTCTCCCCTGGCTGTTCCACTATGCATGTCATCTCCACATCATTGAGCAGGAGGTCCTGATCTCGCTCGTTGAGCTCAGCCTTCAGGTTAGCAATCGATTCTTTGAGAGACTGCTCGACATCGGTCGCTACAAAAGGCCGTGCTTCAGTCTGCAACTTCATCTGCTGTTCGAGACTATCCACCCGCGCTTGAAGCTGTTCATACCTTTTGTCACTTTCATCCAGCCTCAGATTAACTTTGGTCAAAGATTCGGTGAAGATTTCGCTAAGCCTTCTATCAGCGGCCCTATCCTCTCTATACTCGTCTCTGAACTGGCGCAGCTCGTAAAGCAGCGCCTGGACGTCGGTTATCTCCATTGTCTCATTTAGAGCTGTGGTGTTCAGCTCGGACACAGGTAACGATATGGAGACATCCCCTGCGTGGTCGGAGGGACTCAGCGCCGCGGCGCCCCGGCGCAGTGTGACACCCTCAGTCGCACCGCGGACTGGAGTGTTGCTGTTGTCCGCGCGGGGCTGCCTGCAGACGCATAATGGGCATTTCCACGCTGTTCTGTGTTCAGCTGTCAGAGTATTAAAGAACCGCTGTTCCGAGACGTTCGCGCAAGTGAGATCATAGTCCTGTTTGCAAATACTACAAGTAAGAAATTGTCGGCTATCAATGTTTTTTAAGCATCCGGCACACCTCCTGCTTAGCTCCATCGAGATTTGAACACGGGCACTGCGAATCGACCCTGCGAGGTTTCCCACTGAGCCAAAGTTGGTATACGCAGTTTgacgaaattaaaatatataatgacaGTTGTTTATTGTCACCAAGATTAGTGAGTCATGAACTCGatgactatttatttttgtaaccgACTGACCCGCACATAAAAGTAGTTTGCTATGTTCactaggtaatttattattcaccgtaaatatttagttattgtatattatttaaattcaatgtcACTAATCGCTCGCCCGATCACTGAGCTTCAAAACAATACAACTTTTGCACGTAAAAACACTATATTTATACAAGATAATGATTTTAAACGGCGGGAGCTTCTTTAACACAACCGGTTCGAATAAGTTCGCCTAACTTATTAATGTTAaatgtgtatttatgtacaggaagaatatatatatatgaataaatgtgGGTGCAGTAATGCAAGGgcaatatataagtatatattgttcttgtattatttgtatgttgagcatatatatatttcttttcttttttttattgttt encodes the following:
- the LOC132904076 gene encoding uncharacterized protein LOC132904076, whose translation is MELSRRCAGCLKNIDSRQFLTCSICKQDYDLTCANVSEQRFFNTLTAEHRTAWKCPLCVCRQPRADNSNTPVRGATEGVTLRRGAAALSPSDHAGDVSISLPVSELNTTALNETMEITDVQALLYELRQFRDEYREDRAADRRLSEIFTESLTKVNLRLDESDKRYEQLQARVDSLEQQMKLQTEARPFVATDVEQSLKESIANLKAELNERDQDLLLNDVEMTCIVEQPGESLQHIAITLADKLGVKLKSEDLVSVSRVGPLVARSGAAAAVPAGGQGPRPVVVRLARRALRDELIRAARVRHGATTEGTGLPGPARRFFINERLTKVNRHLFRRARELATQYKWRFAWTREGRIYVRQHQAPDSPRIRIRNDQDLNGVFGLGVVCSTGQ